Proteins encoded together in one Flavobacteriales bacterium window:
- a CDS encoding ABC transporter permease, with amino-acid sequence MFANYLLIAWRTLKRDKLFAALNIIGLAIGVVACLLIYIYVQDELSFDAHHRKADRIFRIQAHYHFGDTKDDFGITPFPIMEVLLQEYPEIEAGVSLFQLGETTLEYNGQRFSAENGYNADTSTFRAFDFTFTHGGRDALDEPDNIVIMQEMATRMFGAQHPIGKLVARNGRTLKVAGVIDEKAGNTHIPMGVFMSRLGLPPEAKEQLAQSWGNNSCFNYLVLAPGTSASGFQGKMDAFVAKHILPRWEGWGFKGDIRFNLEPLRDVHFNNELIYDTPKKGNKAYVTLFAIVAVLILAIACINYINMSTADATRRAKEVALRKVSGAQRGQLVAQFIGGSVLIAVIGIVVALGLLWLCLPAFNSITGKEIGMGYLLRGSFFAVVGLIVLAIGVVAGSYPAFFLSRFSPQLLLKEGIASGAGRQRVRKVLMGAQFAIALFMVVGTLAVFAQLHWLRSTDMGFRKENLLTITMPQPPGPDTLAWDALRPVKQELMRESFVTGAAFTQSLPGNSGGRWVLRVVTPDGKVDKPMPTMNVDPDFPGVLGLELVAGRMFDPSIASDNDRAVVVNESAVRSFGWKDPLAEKIYVPGDSSEQELSVIGVVKDFHYASLHTPIEPMCLFQSDRRYGVSNLVLRLAPGDPAAQLEALQARWKELRPNDAWEASFLTDSIAQLYQAEDKLFRVFTSFAVLTILLTIMGLYGLAYFTAKQRTREIGIRRVMGAPLADIVKRMNREFVVLLGFALLVAFPLAFYAIGRWLETFAYHTEISPMLYAAAVLITLSVTVLTVTVQAYRAAVADPVKALRHE; translated from the coding sequence ATGTTCGCCAACTACCTGTTGATCGCCTGGCGCACCCTCAAGCGCGACAAGCTCTTCGCCGCGCTCAACATCATCGGACTGGCCATTGGCGTGGTGGCCTGCTTGCTCATCTACATCTACGTGCAGGATGAGCTGAGCTTCGATGCGCACCACCGGAAGGCCGACCGCATCTTCCGCATCCAGGCGCATTACCACTTCGGCGATACGAAGGATGACTTCGGCATCACCCCGTTCCCGATCATGGAGGTGCTCCTGCAGGAGTATCCCGAGATAGAAGCAGGCGTATCGCTTTTCCAGCTTGGCGAGACCACGCTCGAATACAACGGCCAACGCTTCAGTGCGGAGAACGGCTACAACGCCGACACCAGCACCTTCCGCGCTTTCGATTTCACCTTCACGCACGGCGGGCGCGATGCGCTCGATGAGCCGGACAACATCGTGATCATGCAGGAGATGGCCACGCGCATGTTCGGCGCGCAGCATCCCATCGGCAAGCTCGTGGCGCGCAACGGCCGCACCCTGAAGGTGGCGGGCGTGATCGATGAGAAGGCCGGGAACACGCACATCCCCATGGGCGTTTTCATGAGCCGCCTGGGATTGCCGCCGGAGGCGAAGGAGCAGCTCGCGCAGAGCTGGGGCAACAACAGCTGCTTCAATTACCTGGTGCTTGCGCCTGGAACGAGCGCGAGCGGATTCCAGGGCAAGATGGATGCCTTCGTGGCGAAGCACATCCTCCCGCGCTGGGAGGGCTGGGGCTTCAAGGGCGATATCCGCTTCAACCTGGAGCCGCTGCGCGACGTGCACTTCAACAACGAGCTGATCTACGATACGCCGAAGAAGGGCAACAAGGCCTACGTCACGCTCTTCGCCATCGTGGCCGTGCTGATCCTCGCCATCGCTTGCATCAACTACATCAACATGAGCACCGCCGACGCCACGCGCCGCGCCAAGGAAGTGGCGCTGCGGAAAGTGAGCGGCGCGCAGCGAGGGCAACTGGTGGCGCAGTTCATCGGCGGCAGCGTGCTCATCGCGGTCATCGGCATCGTGGTCGCGCTGGGATTGCTGTGGCTCTGCCTGCCCGCGTTCAACTCCATCACCGGGAAGGAGATCGGCATGGGCTACCTGCTGCGCGGCAGCTTCTTCGCGGTCGTGGGGCTCATCGTGCTGGCCATCGGCGTCGTGGCCGGAAGCTATCCCGCGTTCTTCCTCTCGCGCTTTTCGCCGCAGCTGCTTCTGAAGGAAGGCATCGCGAGCGGAGCGGGGAGGCAGCGCGTGCGCAAGGTGCTGATGGGCGCGCAATTCGCCATCGCGCTATTCATGGTCGTGGGCACGCTCGCGGTGTTCGCCCAGCTGCACTGGTTGCGCAGCACCGACATGGGCTTCCGCAAGGAGAACCTGCTCACCATCACCATGCCTCAGCCGCCGGGGCCGGATACGCTGGCGTGGGACGCCCTTCGCCCGGTGAAGCAGGAACTCATGCGCGAGAGCTTCGTTACCGGCGCGGCCTTCACGCAAAGCCTGCCCGGCAATAGCGGGGGCCGATGGGTGCTGCGTGTGGTAACGCCGGATGGCAAGGTGGACAAGCCCATGCCCACCATGAACGTTGACCCCGATTTCCCGGGGGTGCTGGGCCTGGAACTGGTGGCCGGCCGCATGTTCGATCCATCCATCGCCAGCGACAACGACCGCGCGGTGGTGGTGAACGAGAGCGCAGTGCGCAGCTTCGGTTGGAAGGACCCGCTCGCGGAGAAGATCTACGTCCCCGGGGACAGCAGCGAGCAGGAGCTTTCCGTGATCGGCGTGGTGAAGGACTTCCATTATGCCAGTTTGCACACGCCCATCGAGCCGATGTGCCTTTTCCAGAGCGATCGCCGCTACGGCGTGTCCAACCTGGTGCTGCGGCTTGCCCCAGGTGATCCGGCAGCGCAGCTTGAAGCCCTTCAGGCGCGCTGGAAGGAATTGCGGCCCAACGATGCCTGGGAGGCCAGCTTCCTCACGGACAGCATCGCGCAGCTCTACCAGGCAGAGGACAAGTTATTCCGGGTGTTCACATCGTTCGCCGTGCTCACCATCCTGCTCACCATCATGGGCCTCTATGGACTGGCGTACTTCACCGCCAAGCAGCGCACGCGCGAGATCGGCATCCGCCGCGTGATGGGCGCACCGCTCGCCGACATCGTGAAGCGCATGAACCGCGAGTTCGTGGTGCTTCTCGGTTTCGCATTGCTCGTGGCCTTCCCGTTGGCTTTCTATGCCATCGGGCGTTGGCTGGAGACCTTCGCTTACCACACGGAGATCTCTCCCATGCTGTACGCGGCAGCGGTGCTGATCACCTTGTCCGTCACTGTGCTCACGGTCACCGTTCAGGCGTACCGTGCCGCGGTGGCGGATCCGGTCAAGGCGCTGCGGCATGAATGA